The window TACCTTTAATATAGTACATTGCCAATTGGGGGCACAGATTATTAATTCAAATCACATCATTTGgtactaacatttttatatttaaCGTATTCATGTTAAACATTTGGCTGTAAGGATATATATAATATGAAATATTTTGTGAATAAGTGCCTTATTTTGCTATTTGAACTATAAATTTAAATTAAGATATACTTTGTAAATAAAGtaatgagaaaatatcaaattatGCGAATGTTTCTGAGCTCAAAAATATCACGTGCCTTTCAACTGTCATTAAACAATGTTATCCTGAAATTAATTGTAGACCATCTATATCTTCTATACTTTATAAAATGATATGGTATTTGCTTTCTCCTGACGCGTAGGACGCCACAATTTAGCCACTTAAATCCTCATTAATAAATCCTTACGAAGAAttagtatttataattattatctattcatacatgatGAATGTCTCTTCATAAAGTGCTATTTCCAGTTTAAGGAAGTTGTTGGTAAAGCACAAGAAACGTAAAATGAAagaaacgtacccatgatcgggtgtGGTACAAGTTTTAAGTAATtccatctttctggtctggattgttcaTGGCAATCTAccatattcaactactgtaatacgAACACCATATAACAATTTATTTTTGGAAGCGGAAATAGCACCTATTGAATAGGCATTTCTCATATTTATATTTTCCTCTTTGAGATGGTTAAAAAACAGGAACTTGACTTTCTCTGATTTCTTATCTTTAGAAAAAGTCAAGAATGATATGAATATCGGTCTGGATATATTGATAATACTTAGCTGATTATCTTTATCCGAATCAAAGTTAATCTTACTAAAGCAAATTATTTGGCCCCGAATAGATAATTTTGTGTATTATATTTTGTATCAAACTGTAAAGAATTTCATGAGATATCATATTATCTTCTTAAGGATTACAGTACCACATTTGAGAATAAAGTTCCAGGATTTATTTTGTCATAAATAAGTTATTTTTCTTTTAGTGCAAGCTTGATCAGCGCCCAATAAATGCAGGTCGCTAAAATCGGCATTGCAAAAATTTAGAGGGCTCTTGATACGAAGTacataatgatataataataaatataagctaatattattttattatgtttaaCAGAAACCATTTGTAAACACGAAGCATTTACTAAGTAACTGTAATTCAGTTCTCCTTGGCTGAGATTTCCTCCTAAATATCGCTATATCACACGTTTCAAACAATCTAAATAgtattgttgacaaataaattgtTTTCCATTTATTTCTGCACAGAAATGGGCTTCAGTATCCAATGAATATGATGAAACTGTCTCAGTATGAGTTTCTTAGGCGTTAAAGAAATGTTAAATTGCTCTATAATTTAGGGAGCTTTTATTTTGTTtcgtattttatttcttatttgatACGTAATGATTTACAATTATATATCCTTACGTCATGGTGGCCATCTTATGAATTAAGTTCTTCATCGAAGAATACCTGACTAGTATTCAGTCACATAATGTTTATATATGTAATATTAACACTGAAAACAACTAAACAGACCACATTGTAATTCGAATTACAATATTATATGATAAACAATTGGTATAACTTTGCTAAGACAGGTTTTAGAGAAATTCCTCCTTGACTAGGTAAGGTTTTAAATGTTGTCCGTTGCTTAAGATAGCAATTTTATTACAAAGTTTGTGTCATATGGAAAGCTTTTTGGAACCGAGAAGCTGCAGAAAATTGTCCATCCAAGCGGCTTCAATGGTGTCGCTTACCCCACTCTCTGAAAGCCCTGCCCTACGTGGGAAATTTGCGACGTTAAATACCACTAGCGGCAGACTAATTagatttcttttacattttttcatgttctcgaaccaagtaatcctggtgcgggtcccatacactggaaccatgttcTGACTGATGTCTTACGAGCCCTGTCCTTAACATaattactacaatccctaaataccctcataactatatgaagagatctcgttaacgtgattactccaatgaaggtttTTCCTTCTTTTTAGTAGTTGCAGTGATGCCGATGAGGTTCTCTCAACCCCATTCGAACTGCAAAACAGGGTACTTTGACGGTTCGCTAAATATTGCCATTCCTTCTACATTACAATTTACTGCTTGTTTACACATTCATCGTGGATAATATGATCGAGAATAcgtcttcttatttttatttttgatgtgtaTAAAAGACGATGTTTTTCTCCTCTGACATTTATTTCGTTCTTCTCACTCATAATTTATTAATGACTTAGAAGAGCTCAGGTGTTTATTTAGAATCCTTGCGTAACACTTCCTCTTGAATTACTGCCATTCTCAATTTTCATTTTTACAGTAAGTTGCCCCGTTCATCTGCAGTGTAATTCAGTTGTGTTAAAAAAATTAGAAGTTTATTGTTATTGGTGGATGTTatctagccgaggtggtaaatgcGTACTCAGAGCATCCACAAGGATGTTGTTTTGATTCCTCGTCCTAAAGCGACTAAatttagattttttttgctagtggctttacgtcgcaccgacacagataggtcttatggcgacgattggataggaaaggcctaggagttggaaggaagcggccgtggccttaattaaggtacagccccaacatttgcctggtgtgaaaatgggaaacaacggaaaaccatcttcagggctgccgacagtgggattcgaacccactatctcccgcatgcaagctcacagctgcgcgcccctaaccgcgcggccaaatcgcccggtaatttagaaattacatttttacatccgggaagggtgggggggggggcacatgGCCCTGGGGCTCACAAACCacacaccaaaaattagtaccagattAATTCATGAGTTGAGAGCCGAATATCTGGCTAACCACTCGCTCACACTTATGccaaagttacggatagtggatagAGCCTGCGTGGAGATGACTATGCTTTTGCTTTGCTTGCTACCTTGCTTTTATTTTCCTTTGATGTAACTATTGCATTACATAACTTGCACTTCTGATGTTCCAGGAAATGTCTGCAGACTGCTGCTCGTGCGGCTTCCAGGACCCACAATTCCTGGCGGGAAAATGTGGCGCCACTTTCACGGTCTTCATGGGGCTCATCAATTTATTGTTGAACAAGCAATGTGACATAGCCGACCCTTGCCATCGTCTTGGGAGAGATGGTACCACTCTGCTCACGGAGGACAACCTGGAATATGACTTCATTGTAGTGGGGGCTGGAGTTGCCGGTCCCGTGGTCGCCAGTCGCCTGAGCGAGAACCCTCAATGGAAAGTGTTACTCATAGAGGCTGGGCCTGAGGAGCCAACAGCAACAGAACTGCCAGCATTCTCAGTCAGTGCCGTGGGCACCAGCCTGGACTGGAACTACACGACAGTGTCGCAGAAGGGGGCCTGCCTTTCCACGAACGGGATCTGCAGTTGGCCGCGCGGGAAGATGGTCTCTGGAACTAGCGGCATGCAGGGGATGATGTACACAAGAGGACATCGCTACATTTATGACTTGTGGGAAAGTTTAGGAAATGATGGCTGGGGTTTCGATTCTGTTCTGCCCTACTTCATAAAAGCagagaaaaacaagaatccatcAGACGTTGATGAAGGTTACCACGGTTTTAATGGTCCTCTTGTTGTTCAGCAGTTCTCCTACCATCCTCCAATGACTGAGGCTGTAGTAGAGGCTGCACAGTTCCTGGGATATCGTGCGGGAGATCTGAATGGTAAGAACCAGACCGGTGTTAACATTGCACAAATGATGGTTGACGATGGCCTCAGAGGAAGCACCCCAAGAATGTACTTGAGACCTCACTACAATAGAAGTAATTTTCAACTTTCCATCAATACTCACGTCACCAAGGTCCTCATTGATCCCACTACTAAGAAAGCTTATGGCGTAGAAGTACTATTGGACAATGGCGACACTAGAACTATTCAAGCCAAGAAGGAGGTAATCCTCTCAGCAGGATCTATAGGCTCACCTCAGATCCTCCTCCTGTCCGGTGTTGGACCGAAAGAAGATCTGGAAGACCTCGGAATTTCCGTACTCAGTGATATTCCAGTTGGACGTAACCTCCATAATCATGTTTCAGTAGCTCTTGGTTTCTTGAGTAACGATACTGGCCACGAAGCCCTAACTATTGAGGCCTTCAGCGAATTTGTGAGGACACACCGTGGCCCAATGGCCAGTACTGGGCTGACCCAAACCACAGCCTTCTTGAAATCCAAGTACGCTGAGAATGATGTTCCTGATTTACAAGTGTTTTTTGATGGATTTAATGCCGCTTGTTCTCGAACTGGTCTTCAAGAGGAATGCACTGATGGAAGTCTCTCTACATGTGGAAGGCGTTATATTAATTCTAGACCGACCAACGTTTGGCCTCTAAGTGTTGGTAGCCTCAAGCTGAAGAGTACTAACCCGCTGGAGTACCCAATTTTGGACCCCCAGTACTTGTCTGTTGAGAGGGACGTAGAGGTTCTTGTAGAAGGTCTtaaaatgatgattgaaatgagtAAGACGCCTGCTCTTCAGAGATGGGGTCTAGAACTGGTTACCACGCCTGCAGCGGGCTGTGAAAACCTTACGTTCGGCACTGATGAGTACTTTGCTTGTGTGGTACGTCAACATACGGGTCCTGAGAACCACCAGGCAGGTTCTTGCCGAATGGGACCTGTTGGAGATCAGAATTCTGTCGTAGATCCTCAGTTACGCGTAATTGGAGTGGGAAACTTAAGAGTAGCAGATGCTTCCATCTTCCCACGCGTTCCTAATGCCAATCCTACTGCTGCCATCGTCATGGTAGGAGAAAAGGCCGCTGATATGATTAAGGAAACTTGGAATAACGCCAAGTTGTGACCTACTACACCTTCCAGTACATCAGAAAAAGTTCTAGTGTGTTTCAGAAATACACTCTCACTTCCATCATTTTGATTGGACTTCCTATTTCGGTGTGAATTTTTTACTGAATAAATGAAACTTTCGGTGAGTTTTCCACGAAAAATAGTTGAGGTTGTGAACCCTGATATAATCTTCCAAACGTTTTCCGTACGTTACTGCAGGGTTTTCTGCTCGGCACGCTGTTATTCATGTGGTTCTGTCGAGCGAACCCATAAGACCAATAGAAAGTGCATGGAGATTGAGGTATAGCCAGCCAGTGAACGACAGTGCTGACAAGATGGCGGGAGCCAGTGATGAATCACCCTACTAGTGGGCGTCTTCCAGAGTGCGAGAGAACTCAAGCCAACGACAAATCTTGTCGTCATTTCGAGTGATCTTGCTGCCAATACCGGAGAACACAGGCGTGTTTATTATGTGAATCAACGATAATGCAAGGTCACAGgtacgcgaccgtaaccgcacggccaaattgctcAGTAATTCTATTTATTTACTGAGTGTTTATTCGTACAAATATTCAGTATCATGAAATAAAAAGTAATGATATTCACAGCACCTCCTTGGGCATTCTGCTATGCTTTTTCGCTTTGCGTGACCAATACATCAGATTGTGATGTACCTGTTCTACTTAAGTTAGCAACGGACACATAAAGAACTATCTGGAAATGTACTCCTCAGTGGCGGTGAAAATGGCAGAACAAGTAGTAGATCAAGAAATCAAAGTATGTTCTTTTTCAGGACTCTGGTTTCCAAACTGTAATTCTACGCTGTCTGGCGCCTTACCAATGTAAAAGACCTCAATGATATAATGAATGGTGCTATAATGGGGAATAGTATTCGAGTTGACTTATTTCCACGAGAACATTCTTTGGATCAGGAGCCAAAACAAAATCATGTACATTAAACCTTGCTCATGAAGGGTTACAtcatcacaaaaaagaaaaaaaaaaattcagtaacTCATTATACAGAAACAAAGTCAGAAATCACTTCATGAAAAATAACTCTTATGAACCCGTAAGTTAGTAAGATATTGTCAGCCACATtttataatttatgtatgtatttttatgttttcaATACATTTGGACAGAATGAttttattttctcttacactacatTCTGTAGCAATGAGTTTTATCTGTTTATGTCCTGACAGGAATGTTGTGGTGaaagaataattattattttattgacttTTATTATACAATGCAAATATTTTATATACAATAAAGAATATTTCTTTTCTATTCTGTTCCATTCTATTttattctgttctgttctattgTATTCTTCTGTGAAAATTGTAACAAGCAGCGCGGAGCAAGTGAAGCCACGCAGCGCTGTCTGTGAGTGACGGTTCAATCAGCGCAACGGCCGGCAAGCGGCGACGCAATACATCGCTTCTTCTATCTACATTTGTGGCAAAATTAGACTTCATGTGATAGTTTAATTTTTGGAGATTACTGGAAAGGGAAGTTAGGAGCTCCATTACCTTATAACGCTTTTCCTCCTTAGTAATATTAACATTTTCAATAGGAGACCCAGAAGTGAAATATAACGAAAGCGGTACGGTAAGATAGGATGTGACACTACTTCTATACTTGGAAACGAGTCTAAAATTGTGGTAGAtagtaaatttacaaaaatataagtTGGAAAGGCTACTCTCAGTTATCCTTCATAATTAATTTTGTTACCACTAATTTCTCTTTGCCACGGCTAATAACAAGAAAGTACCGGAATACTCAAATAGTGAGGCTATGAAGATATGACTTCATTATCACCCACAACTCAGTACCATAAAACTCAAAGATCACTTTCTTCATGAGTTTCCGCGATAATGCATACTCATAAAATATATGAAAGATAAAAGATACATCATGATACGGAATTAATTCAGCATGCTTCAAGATTCGAATAACCGTAGGGAAGCACACATAGTAACCCAAAGGAAAGAATCCTTGTTCATCATTTACATTGTGAaataaaaaatgcatgtttctgaTGTACATAAAATTCACTAAACCAACACCCTTGAAAGGAGTCACGGTACGACACATACTCCAATAGTCACTACAAAAATATGCTGTAAAAAATGTTTAGCCCCTCTTATGAAATTTTGACAACTGAGTAGGTACACATTTTAAGTTCGTTCATAGATCAGGATATGGTGATAATACTTTCAGTCCGAACTAGAAATCACGGAGAAAATTCATCACTATCAAACTGGTATCGACAAAATTTCTCTCTCGTTCCATCCTCTCATCTCAACGGGGCCAAAGTTGAAAAACCAAAGCCGCTGCCCCCCGCGTGGCGATCATCTTAaactacatcgcctccgacatttAAGAGAAAATGACATCAGAGTCGGTCGGAAGGTAGTGGTACAGTGGAAGCACGGGCCTGCCCATTGATAAACATGCTACTAGGTAGGATAGGTATTGGATTGCGTAGTACTGGAGGTTGGTAATAAGGACCAGAAAAACCCATAGGGAGTAATAAGAGTAATAAAAAACTTACATGTCcctagaatgaatacagtgaagtatggacctaatggtgtattgtatagggctataatagcatttaattccattccagactcgatAAAAGCTTGTcggaatttcaataaattcaaaagaaatgaATACTATAATTTAAAATGGTTCTAAGTGCCAAAATGTACAATCAgagaaaagcagaagaagaagttttATTACTCGGTACCGTTTCAAAACAAATTAGCACAAAAGGTTTACAAAAATGTAGATATATTGACACACATTAAGCAAGTATGTTTGCAAAGAAAGAAATACTTCAGTACAAAATACATGAATGAAAACTAAAACTAAGGATGAATCTTTGTGCCGTGATCGTATAACTAATCAATGTATCATCTTTCGATATCAGaattattatatttgtaattttgacACAGCCACAGTTTTAGTACACACAAAATTGCAAACCTTCACCGTAAGATAACTTAACTTACACTGAGTTCTTCTGGCAAGTAAGGCTCTTCTTCTCATCACTTCCGATGCACCCAAGTTTCTACTTCTCCGTAGTTGTGTGACCTTGCCGTCGTCTTCTAATTTATGTAATGTTCCAGATGATCGAGTTAGAAACGTCATTAAATGACTTCCTTACAAGCAACTCAACGATTTTAGTTTATGATTTTAATCCAGGAAgcttgaaaaatatttaattttacagtatTGACACAGTTATCTGCAGCTTTACAATAACCCTTGAAATCAGTTTACGCTATACTTACAACAACATAAGGACATAAGCTAAATATGATTAAAGGTTCTGGGTCTTTCGGTCTTTCGGTACGAATATTGTTTTGCATTCCAATAATAATCAACTGAAGTACTTAGGAATTATCTGATCACAGTGAAAGCAGCTGTATATAGTGAGGAAAAGTGGAACTTAGATACGTTTCTTTGTCACACATTCTGTTGTTCATACAACTAGCTCCATCTTTAGGGTGTTAAAAACTTCTTCCAAGTTTCTGTCTACAAGCCCTTTACACATGTATTGCCATGTTACATTGAACTTTTTAATTAAAAACCTGAAATTTTCAATTTTGGCACTTAGACCTTTTCTAATTTATAGTATTCAAATATTAAGCAACATTTATGGACAAAATTTAATGCTCTTGGATTTAGTCTGTTTGGATGAACTTCTAATTAGGTTTCATTTCGAGCTATATGGTTCAgtttatataaacttttaaacaaataattgtatccttgaaaaatcttgtattttagatttaaaaatcaatcaATATTTCTCAGCTCTGTATTATCAATAATTCAATTTGTCTTTAATATTGTAAGTGTGCCAGCTTTTTAATGTACTGTCCCAATTCGAGCATTGGCTcatgggataaataaataaataaataaataaataaataaataaataaataaatgcctacAGGTAAAATCTGGCAATTCTAAATACCACATGCAAAGTATGTGATCTGGAAAAGTCCAAGTAATGTTGTTAGTAAGGAACAGGTATCATGCAGAATTCAGTAACCTACTCCAGCCCAGTTCAGTTATTCAGGGGACCATTCCTTctaggcactgctgtgactagcgcggacCCAAGGTGGCGCGGACCTTGCCGGTTACCAAGCCATACGCCGAGAAATCCTAGGATCTGCCGCACAGCGTGGTTACCGTGCGGTCCCTGATGCCTAGTCTCCGGTTAAATCATCTGTGATCTTGTGGCAGGATCCAAACGGCAATCCGAGCTTAGAAGAGTACAGTAGAAGTTTTCAATGTGCGCTTGTCGAATATTCTGGGATTTAACATTCTTAGCGTTAAGCAGTAGCGACTCGTGCCTCAAATGGCAGGCTGGGCTAATGTCAtgattatcatttattattattattattattattattattattattattattattattattattattattattattattattattattattattatgtccgactcgttggttgaacgttcagcgtactggcgttcggttcagagggtcccgggttcgattcccggccgggtcggggattttaaccttaaatggttaatttcaatggcacgggggctgggtgtatgtgttgttttcatcatcatttcatcctcatcatgacgcgcaggtcgcctacgggagtcaaatagaaagacctgcacctggcgagccgaacccgttctgggatatcccggcactaaaaaccatacgacatttcatttcattattattattattattattattattattacactgttaTATATTATTAATGTAGTTTTTGTTGTTTCTGTTGTGGTACATACCCCCACATAAAACCTTGTCATTACCTTTTTATTGCAGTATCAGTACAGTTAAGCATACTCGATTCTAATGCatgctaataataaaatactttaaaagttACCTCatatattggaacctttcccatcCAACCCCATAGCTCATGGGATCATGCGACAACGAAAATTTTACCCCGACTGGGTCATGAATACATGGGACCACGCGGCACAGAAGtggacagtcaagggaccttttctgtctagtgacaaatgTTGCCTCATTTGGATTGAAGAaactaatccgaacacatgagacGACAAATGACCTTACAGCATAGCGAGGTCAACCGCTACACTTCGGTTCCGAGATATGAGCAGAAACCTCTCACGGCCATGGTGCATCCGTGGCTACGAATTACAACCAACATAAATCTATCTTAcaggcataaaatgaacggaagagatAAGGATGCAATTATCGGCAACGATAGGCACAAATAAAGTTTGTGAAAGATTTA is drawn from Anabrus simplex isolate iqAnaSimp1 chromosome 1, ASM4041472v1, whole genome shotgun sequence and contains these coding sequences:
- the LOC136860776 gene encoding glucose dehydrogenase [FAD, quinone] isoform X1, which encodes MVPLRHIYLLSPLSEMSADCCSCGFQDPQFLAGKCGATFTVFMGLINLLLNKQCDIADPCHRLGRDGTTLLTEDNLEYDFIVVGAGVAGPVVASRLSENPQWKVLLIEAGPEEPTATELPAFSVSAVGTSLDWNYTTVSQKGACLSTNGICSWPRGKMVSGTSGMQGMMYTRGHRYIYDLWESLGNDGWGFDSVLPYFIKAEKNKNPSDVDEGYHGFNGPLVVQQFSYHPPMTEAVVEAAQFLGYRAGDLNGKNQTGVNIAQMMVDDGLRGSTPRMYLRPHYNRSNFQLSINTHVTKVLIDPTTKKAYGVEVLLDNGDTRTIQAKKEVILSAGSIGSPQILLLSGVGPKEDLEDLGISVLSDIPVGRNLHNHVSVALGFLSNDTGHEALTIEAFSEFVRTHRGPMASTGLTQTTAFLKSKYAENDVPDLQVFFDGFNAACSRTGLQEECTDGSLSTCGRRYINSRPTNVWPLSVGSLKLKSTNPLEYPILDPQYLSVERDVEVLVEGLKMMIEMSKTPALQRWGLELVTTPAAGCENLTFGTDEYFACVVRQHTGPENHQAGSCRMGPVGDQNSVVDPQLRVIGVGNLRVADASIFPRVPNANPTAAIVMVGEKAADMIKETWNNAKL
- the LOC136860776 gene encoding glucose dehydrogenase [FAD, quinone] isoform X2 — encoded protein: MSADCCSCGFQDPQFLAGKCGATFTVFMGLINLLLNKQCDIADPCHRLGRDGTTLLTEDNLEYDFIVVGAGVAGPVVASRLSENPQWKVLLIEAGPEEPTATELPAFSVSAVGTSLDWNYTTVSQKGACLSTNGICSWPRGKMVSGTSGMQGMMYTRGHRYIYDLWESLGNDGWGFDSVLPYFIKAEKNKNPSDVDEGYHGFNGPLVVQQFSYHPPMTEAVVEAAQFLGYRAGDLNGKNQTGVNIAQMMVDDGLRGSTPRMYLRPHYNRSNFQLSINTHVTKVLIDPTTKKAYGVEVLLDNGDTRTIQAKKEVILSAGSIGSPQILLLSGVGPKEDLEDLGISVLSDIPVGRNLHNHVSVALGFLSNDTGHEALTIEAFSEFVRTHRGPMASTGLTQTTAFLKSKYAENDVPDLQVFFDGFNAACSRTGLQEECTDGSLSTCGRRYINSRPTNVWPLSVGSLKLKSTNPLEYPILDPQYLSVERDVEVLVEGLKMMIEMSKTPALQRWGLELVTTPAAGCENLTFGTDEYFACVVRQHTGPENHQAGSCRMGPVGDQNSVVDPQLRVIGVGNLRVADASIFPRVPNANPTAAIVMVGEKAADMIKETWNNAKL